The sequence GACGCTATATTTTAATAGTGTGTGGTGATTACCAAGTTGTTCAAGTAGCCATCTCCCCTTAAAGGAATCAAAATCCCCTTCAACCTGCTCAAAGGTTATCTCTTGCTCAAGATGTTCACACAAATCTAGAACAACTCGTGCATGAAGTACCATGTACAGTAATCCCTTGCATCCTTCCTGGATCATAAAAACCAAATACAAccatcaagttttataaaaatgctCTATCATCTATCAATTTAGCATAACAAACTTTCTGGTTAAATGAGTAAGGTGAACAAGAACGCATAAACTCAGATATACATGAACATAATAGGTAACCTTATAAGGAGAAACCAAACTTACCTGAAGGATCCGAACTTTGTTGTTGTCTCGTGCTAAAATCCTGCTAATAGCTAAGTTTGGAACTATCCTGAAAAAGAGTTTTCCACATAATGGGCATTAGAAAAATAAGCATAGCATTATGAGAACAAAGACCTTTAACAATTTTAAGTTCAAACATATTTGTATAAGATGGATGGATAGTAAAACAGGTACATAAGTGCTACACCAAAATATACACACAGTAGAAACtctaaagtaacagatatgctgcaACTTACTCAGGCAGGGTCTCATAGGATGTCAAAACATTCCACACTTCACGAACAGGAGCTTTCACAGTGATGCTTGCAACAACACATCGGTGAACCCCTCCATTTTCCTTCAAACCAAAGCTTTATTAAATATACCAAGCAAAGTACTGTATTACACCGTTTACATGAATGAAATTAATTATGCTTGGACTAAATACATTTCACGTTGGACTTTATATATATTTGCTAGGCTTCATATGGGTCTAAATTAGACCCATTCTTTACCTTTCATATAGACCCAATTGGTTAAATACCTCCCAATGGACCCATTTTTTAAGCTATGGATCTCAATTGCCGGGTATACGGGAAATGATCTGTTTGGACCCCAACCTTATTTAACCACTACCCAAcccgcccattttgccacctctatCAATAATAGTCAAAGGAAAGTCAATTAATTACCAAGAGGCCATCAAATCTTCGAAGATGAATTTCATCCACCTTGCAAGGGGTATCAAGGTCACAAGTTTTTCCAAATACTCCCCATTTATTGTTTACTTCAACAGTAGGTTTGGAAGCTACACTAGGAATATTCTTGTCTACGTTACCATCAACatctgtggtggtggtggtggtagaagATACAGATTGTATAGCAGAATGAACTTCTGTAATTGTATTCTCATTTCCTTCAAAACTTCTCTCAGATCTTCGTGCTATAGCTTGAAGATTCACAGGGAGATCAGATCGAATAATCCTTTCCATAAATATTGCAGGAATGTTAAAGTTTGGTATTACATTGACTTCATAAGACAAGATCACTGTTGAAGCACTGCAAAATACATACATCATTGCTTGTTAAAAAGGCATTACAACTGTACTCTGGATATTCCAATTTGTTGTGTTCCAATTGATTTATGTAATAGTTATTAATAGTTTCAAGGAGTGAGAAATACATCAGTTCCTTGAGACCTCTATTATATTCAAAAGATCTCTAGAATATGATTCTACCTTCTCCCAGAGTTGACCGACCATTTGCCTTCGAATTTCTTAAAATCTCCATCAACCATTGAGAAGTGCAGTTCACGACCATTGATCTGAACTATGAAAAAATGTACATTTAGCAACTGAATCAAGGGATGCCTGTCTAATTATGACATTCCCTGATATTATCCGAATGGGTGCATATGTTTAAATTACAATATGGGTATTATTCACTAATTGATAGTCCACAATGTATGTGGCATGAATTTATGACTGGCAAACGggcaggttgggtcggtttgggtaacgggtcaaaatggttttgggttgaaatgggtcataggtcaaacGGGTCAATTTTTTAAACGGGTCTAAATGGGTCAGGTTGGTTCGGCTTGGGTGACGGGTCGAAACAGGTCACAGGTCaattgggtcaaatgggttacatcgtttttttacatttattacattattttagttattattatttatatttattatatatgcataagatatattaatatacataataaatgatataaccatGTATACTTTCATAAATTTTTGGCGGATGAAACTTTTTATGcccgacccatttgacccattcacaaaaccCGTTAGACCTATTTCTATATATTGATCGTTGAGTATTGATACCCATTAGACCTATTCCTTTATTTTTTGTATAGGACTCAATAGGTTGGAGAGAAACCCATTTGAATCTTTTTTTAAGTTTTCATTTACATTGTTAGGCCTAATtttctcaagacccaattgacccgaaagcttgacccaGTTGACCCAAACTTGAGagtatgggtctcaattgccaTGTATCCGCATGATATACACACCCCTGGCACATTAATATAATTTCAAATGCATGGCAAACCAGAAAGAAATAGCTAAAATCGACTGTTATTTACATCAGATTGCTTCACATACTACCACTGAGAAGTTTGTGCCTAGTCATGATAATAAGAAGTGTAGTAATTGACGCTTGAAATAGTTTTAAGTGTAAAGAATTCAAAATTATACTCACCGTCCAGTTTTTCGACTATCACCAAAAATACGTTTGTTCTCTAATGTACACAAAAATTCCTACTTATTGGCTGGAGGTCccctcggaagcaatctctttatccgtcgaatagagagagggatgactttctctacttttgagagtgtttcactctgggtggagaaatgacttgtttttattctcgattaagagaaggattgtctacatctcacctccccatacaccactcatgtggtattgggttttgttgttgttgttgttgttgttgttgtctaaTGTACACAAAGAGCTTGAGCATCATTCAGTTATATCATTTAATTGACTTTAACAATCATCTTAACTTGACCATCCTCTTTAAATGTACTTTTACATCCAAATGTACTTTTACAAGATTGGTAAACCTAAAGCTAAAAAGGCCCATTTACTATACACTTTTTATGTCGAGCAAACTTTGCACTTACGCTAGAATCTAAAAATACAGTACTTACTGAGTTTGGAAATTCTTGTAAATCTAAAACGACACGAGCTTCAATATGCCAATATAAAGCCCTCTGCAAGCCTCTCTGCTCCAACCATATTCTTCCTGGATGTGCACAAGGAATTCGAGCACTAACAATAGcaaaacaatacattcattaattaACACTTAGCATATTTCCACAACTTTCACATACAGTTGCAAAAACAACAGATACTACTAATAATTCAACAGTAGTCAATATCGATAATAATCTTTAATTTTTTAATActacattatatcatgataatatttCAGAATCAAATACTAATTCTTCAAAAACCAACAACCATAATACTACAGTTTACAGGAATTTCAACGGAAGTCAACAACCATAACGGTGAAAATATCAGGATATTACTTACAGCTTCAGCAGAAGTCTGAAACCATAATACTGCATTTATCAGGAATTTCAAAATCAACAGCTAATGATTATTTAACAGAATTCAACAAGAATTCAAAGACACTGTCACAATACAGTATGAAAATCCAACACTGCAGATTTCAACAGAAATTACCAACCACCATACTATTACTTACAAATATCAGCATATACTTTGAAGTCACACTTAATCACCAATAacaatttaataaataaattacaGTGAATGATAAAATTATTAATGATATACCTAAAAATAAGATTAGGGATGTATTCTGCAAGCCTTTCATAATCAGTTAAAGCTTTCCACACGGAATCAACATCCGCATCGACTTCAACCTCCGATTTAACACGACGCTCTCTCCAAGATATTACTTCGACTTCACATTTAACTTTCCTTTGTTTTCCTCCTTCTTCATATAACACTACTTCTTCAGCACTTATTCCATTAACATTTCCATTAATTGCATTTGTGCACACCGACTGTTTACAACTAAGACCTTTTATCGAAATTaaatttagttttgaaaaattgaAGGAATGTGCGGTACTTGTTGCATGATTGATTTTCAGAAGAGTTTTAATGGATGAAGAGCAATGATTAGAGATGTTGTTTCTCCGATTGGTTTTCCGGAGAGTTTTGATTGAGAAGTGGTGGTGGCCGGTGTATAGATAATTCTGTGAAACGAGCATTGTGAGTGAGTGTGTGTTTAGTGTATAACTGTGTGAGAGAGATTGTTGATGAAACAGAAAAATTAGCGGGGGAAAACTCATTGATGGTTGTGGATAAAACTTTAACTTTCGGATCCTTCAACTACTGAACAATGTCAGCTCAAGTCCTTTTATTTCTAAAAGAAGTTAAAAATAAATAACCAGTGTTCTAAGTTCTAACTGATGTAAGGatactaatggtgtatcctaggagatacacgcataaaaacatcattttcatacagaaaactcgatcaaagCGCACAAGAGATAACTAAATTTGGCAGTTTTCAGAGTTTGCCGCCCAGCGtacaagcgtaagccctgcaggcagcttctatgcataagccctttaactcagcgcgtgaacggtacgcagccacgtcagcacacgccaccgatattctggatacttcacgtaacagaaccattcagtgattgacacgtgtatcccgtgaatttcggacattctgcgcctataaatagaccccctgggtgtaacaaccccaatccgtttaaccaaaaacggagtacatttttttttatataggttAGGTCCCATTAACACccaagtatacaaaccatttcaaaatagttatccatatacaatttatcataataacaagttaaacgttttatctcgactcttggtttacaaatgacaccatacatccttacgagaatgtatttcacatacaaagtttgactcgacacaaccaaacgatgcgacctcgaaacatttacacaataccacggttaagacacaatagcccaacccgataccaagagcataatcccgaggatctaccaaatccctaatccacgtccaatatccaatagctacccccatcgagcccaagtgctcctacgcatctagtctaacaactagatagcttcataacacaatacctgtaaaaaggaaaacaacgagaggggtaagcttacgcttagtgaatgcaataattatacatatacatatataatatacctacttgcaacacttacacaaatacctcatacacgctagcaattcataattagcaaaccatctcaagtatcaagctaataatctccaatatcgcaagctagcgtaaccaatagcatatactcaaacaatataatatgctacactacaacacatacacaaaccatatggttaactataaacgctatggtgctaccggctcatggttcacaccatacgtaatgatatgacgctaccggctccttggttcacgccactacgcatttgagtgatactcttttatagtgctaccggctcgtggttcatgtagtgacccgaacttttccatgtttatatatatattaaatgaaattgttatttacatgattaagtgtttccaatatgttaagcaatcaaacttgttaagacttgattaattgaaataggtttcatatagacaattgaccacccatgttgaccggtgattcacgaacgttaaaacttgtaaaaactatacgatgacatatatatggttatatatatagttaaaatgattttattataagtatgtatctcattaggtattttaacaatgagttatatacataaaaatgagactattaatttaagaaactcgaaaacgatatatataacgattatcgttataacaacgtcttactaggtacatatgaatcatattaagatattgatacacttggttaattatattaaatgataagtaaatatattattaagtgtattaacaatgaaatacatatgtaaaaataagactactaacttaatgattttgaaacgagacatatatgtaacgattatcgttgtaacgacatttaactgaatatatatcatactaagatatattatattttataatatcatgataatataacaatttaacatctcatttgttataataaacaatgggttaacaacattcaacaagatcgttaacctaaaggtttcaaaacaacatttacatgtaacgactaacgatgacttaacgactcagttaaaatgtatatacatgtagtgttttaatatgtattcatacacttttgaaagacttcaagacacttatcaaaatacttctacttaacaaaaatgcttacaattacatcctcgttcagtttcatcaacaattctactcgtatgcacccgtattcgtactcgtacaatacatagcttttagatgtatgtactattggtatatacactccaatgatcagctcttagcagcccatgtgagtcacctaaaatatgtgggaaccatcatttggcaactagcatgaaatatctcataaaattacaaaaatatgagtaatcattcatgacttatttacatgaaaacaaaattacatatcctttatatctaatccatacaccaacgaccaaaaacacctgcaaacactttcattcttcaattttcttcatctaattgatctctctcaagttctatcttcaagttctaagtgttcttcataaattccaaaagttctagtttcataaaatcaagaatacttccaagattgcaagtttacttccaagttttctaaatccattccaagtaatcatccaagatcaagaaatctttgttacttacagtaggttatctttctaatacaaggtaataatcatattcaaactttaattcaatttctataactattacaatcttatttcgagtggaaatcttacttgaaattgttttcgtgtcatgattctgcttcaagaactttcaagccatccaaggatcctttgaagctagatctattttttccatttccagtaggtttatccaaggaacttgaggtagtaatgatgttcataacatcattcgattcatacatataaagctatcttattcgaaggtttaaacttgtaatcactagaacatagcttagttaattctaaacttgttcgcaaataaaagttaatccttctaacttgacttttaaaatcaactaaacacatgttctatatctatatgatatgctaacttaatgatttaaaacccgaaaacacgataaacaccataaaactggatatacgccgtcgtagtaaaaccgggggctgttttggttgggataattaaaagctaagaagaactttgatttaaaagctatacttctagaaaaatgatttttattatgaacatgaaactatatccaaaaatgatggttaaactcaaagtgaaagtatgtttttcaaaatggtcatcaagatgtcgttctttcgacggaaatgactacctctttcaaaaatgacttgtaacttgtatttccgactataaacttatacattttctgtttagattcataaatttaagttccaacgaaaccgtggccactggaatcactcaaaacggattagaaacgaagaaatggcgagtaaaacaagattgataaaaactactcattttacatacgtgaaagttagtaataaatctattccaaccataacctaatcaacttatattgtatattatgtaatcttgagataccatagacacgtatacaatgtttcgacctatcatgtcgacccatctatatatatattgcggaacaaccatagacactctatatgtgaatgttggagttagctatacagggttgaggttgattccaaaatatatatatatagtttgagttgtgatcaatactgagatacgtatacactgggtcgtggattgattcaagataatatttatcgatttatttctgtacatctaactgtggacaactagtagtagattactaacgaggacagctgacttaataaacttaaaacatcaaaatgtattaaaagttttgtaaatatattttgaacatactttgatatatatgtatatattgttataggtttgtgaatcaaccagtggccaagtcttacttcccgacgaagtaaaaatctgtgaaagtgagttatagtcccacttttaaaatctaatatttttgggatgagaatacatgcaggttttataaatgatttacaaactagacacaagtacatgaaactacattctatggttgaattattgaaatcgaatatgcccctttttattaagtctggtaatctaagaattagggaacagacaccctaattgacgcgaatcctaaagatagatctattgggcctaacaaaccccatccaaagtacatgatgctttagtacttcgaaatttatatcatatccgaagggtgtcccggaatgatggggatattcttatatatgcatcttgttaatgtcggttaccaggtgttcaccatatgaatgatttttatctctatgtatgggatgtgtattgaaatatgaaatcttgtggtctattgttacgatttgatatatataggttaaacctataactcaccaacatttttgttgacatttaaagcatgtttattctcaggtaaatactaagagcttccgctgttgcatactaaaataaggacaagatttggagtccatgtttgtatgatattgtgtaaaaactgcattcaagaaactgatttcgatgtaacatatttgtattgtaaaccattatgtaatggtcatgtgtaaacaggatattttagattatcattatttgataatctacgtaaagctttttaaacctttatttatgaaataaaggttatggtttgttttaaaaatgaatgcagtctttgaaaaacgtctcatatagaggtcaaaacctcgcaacgaaatcaattaatatggaacgtttttaatcaataagaacgggacatttcagttcacactttgatgctactggctcgtggttcacatctcattttatagtgctaccggctcgtggttcacacttcgatgctaccggctcgtggttcacatctcattttatagtgctaccggctcgtggttcacacttcaatttatagtgctaccggctcgtggttcgcacttcattttatagtgctaccggctcctggTTCACACTtcaatgctaccggctcgtggttcacatcatgacactcgtcacatacatgttatggtactaccggctcattggtgcataccataacattcacaaataaatacactatatagatacatgcataattattccactcaccttggaatgcccgcacaagtagtGTATTATGACCTCCGTCCTCATATTCGAGCAagaaaccacctatatcacacataggcacaatatgtacataaataacaattctctaaaagagaacccgacactcacatcccttagtcgagAGATCTCatattgctcgccaaaacccgcccatttaacacctaatggacacaaaccaattaccacttcgggtggtaatttaaacccactcaataaagtacaatttaactcaaattgTACTCGACACCaaatagaccaaacctaggtcttaacactaaattactacttaggtagtaatcatttcaaacgccaaatacaccaaaaccccaacacgtgcaatattgacccatattgcttttgaccacgtttgacttatgttaaaaataccattttaacccaaaattacttctcgcgagtaattacatccaaaaatattctttaacacttaacaaaagtgttcaaACATCTATTTGactaaaactagtgtcatcatcaaatttgacccaatcaaagtcaacccattttgacataagcctCAAAAACGCCCAaattcactaacgactagtgattatatttttaaaacatcaattacacctaaatcaagtatttacatacttgattcaccaaaacttgactcaaaacctaTTTTGACCCCAAAcctagtcaacacccattttgactagtaaaCTTGTTCCTAAGAACATCAAAATCTCTAATAAACTCAcaacctagtgatttaacacccaatccATGATAAAcacttccaaattcatcatcaaaccctaaaccttcaataaaacccccaatttcatgagaaatggggtttataaccctaactagctcaaacccccaaacatgaacaagaatcataaacaacgaaattcagagttagaacataccaacactaccgtaacgtagccgtgaacgaggagaacaactttaatactcggacctttgatcgattcaagcttcttcttccccaaatctctaaatctctcactagaaatctccctctctctctaagatgagatgagagagttgtgtggatgtgaaaatgatccaaaattggatcccaaaCTGATATTATGGCTACAAATCCATCCATAAGTGAAAAGACGATCATACCCTTCATTTAACCCCTTAAAACGAGTTCAGCATTTTTTGCAGTTTcaggccgcggcgcggctccaaGGTCCTCGGCGCGGCTTAAAGCTAAAATTCCATGTCGAGACTTTACATGCACAGACCCTTCAATCCATGCCTTAGCCCGTGGCACGGCCTTTTGTCCTGCGGCGCGACTCAGTACTGCAactgattctgatgtaaaatctaaaaatgcataagtgttaggttcacttttagtggcgctttctgctgcgcgcatttactgacactttcaggaacattttctgacgcACCAAATTCGGGATCTTACActaggtcaccacatttcacatcattttctgatctgaacttcagtcagagagaagtacactttctctcttacacagttctttctcactctaaaagaacattagccgcttagcagcagtgcgttagacggatcattacagattgatccacagattgattgatgtagtgacccgaacttttccatgtttatatatcttaattgagattgatatttacataactaaatgtttccaacgtgttaagcaatcaaacttgttaatacttgattaaatgaaataagtttcatatagacaattgatcacccaagttgaccggcgattcacgaacgttacaaatttgtaaaaactacatattgtggtatatatagacatatataaatggttgacatgagattatgatgagtaagtatctcactaagtatattaacaatgtgtgatatacataagaaatgagattactaagttaagaaactcgaaatgatatatataacgattatcgttatgataacgtctactaaatacatatgtatcatattaagatattgatacactatatttaacatgataaaatgatatttaaatatatcattaagtgtgttaacaatgaactacatatgtaaaaacaagactactaactcaagaattacgaaacgagacttatatgtaacgattatcgttgtaacgatattttaatgtatgtatcatattaagagatattcatacatcataatatcatgataatataataatttaacatctcatttgatataataaacattggattaacaaaattaattgagatcgttaacttaaaggtttcaaaacaacacttacatgtaacgactaacgaagacttaacgaatccattagaatgtatatacatgttgtgttttgatatgtattcttacacttttgaaagacttcaagacacatatctaagtacttctacttaacaaaaatgcttacaattacatcctcgttcaatttcatcaacaattctactcgtatgcacccgtattcgtactcgtacaatatacagcttttagatgtatgtactattggtatatacactccaatgatcagctcttagcagcccatgtgagtcacctaacacatgtgagaaccatcatttggcaactagcatgaaatatctcataaaattacaaaaatattagtaatcattcatgacttatttacatgaaaacaaaattacatatcctttatatctaatccatataccaacgaccaaaaacacctacaaacactttcattcttcaattttcttcatctaattgatctctctcaagttccatcttcaagttctaagtgttcttcataaattccataagtatagtttcataaaaatcaagaatacttccaagtttgcaagtctacttccaagctttctaatccattccaagtaatcatataagatcaaggaacctttgttatttacagtatgttatctttctaattcatggtaatattcatattcaaactttgattcaatttctacaactataacaatcttatttcgagtgaaaatcttacttgaactgttttcgtgtcatgattctgcttcaagaactttcaagccatccagggatcttttgaagctagatctatttttctcatttctagtagttttatccagaaaacttgaggtagtaatgatgttcataacgtcattcaattcatacatataaagctatcttattcgaaggtttaaacttgtaatcactagaacatagtttagttaattctaaacttgttcgcaaacaaaagttaatccttctaacttgacttttaaaatcaactaaacacatgttctatatctatattatatgctaacttaatgatttaaaacctgaaaacacgatgaacaccataaaatcggatatacgccgtcgtagtgaaaccgggggctgttttggtttggataattaaaaactatgataaactttgatttaaaagtttttcttctgggaaaatgatttttcatatgaacatcaaactatatccaaaaatcttggttaaactcaaagtgaaagtatgtttttcaaaatggtcatcaagatgtcgttatttcgacagaaatgactacctctttagtaattgacatgtaacttaaatttctgactataaacctatactttttctgtttggattcttaaattagagttcaatatgaaatcatagcaatttgattcactcaaaacggatttaaaatgaagaagttatgggtaaaacaagattggatattttttatctttttagctacgggaaatgtttaacaaatctatacaaatcatatcctagctaacttatattgtattatacatgtattctaatatattatgtaatcttgggataccatagacacgtatgcaaatgttttgacatatcatatcgacccatgtatatatattatttggaacaaccatagacactctatatgcagtaatgttggagttagctatacagggttaaggttgattccaaaaatatatatactttgagttgtgatctagcctgagacatgtatacactgggtctt comes from Rutidosis leptorrhynchoides isolate AG116_Rl617_1_P2 chromosome 4, CSIRO_AGI_Rlap_v1, whole genome shotgun sequence and encodes:
- the LOC139843683 gene encoding uncharacterized protein isoform X1 codes for the protein MLVSQNYLYTGHHHFSIKTLRKTNRRNNISNHCSSSIKTLLKINHATSTAHSFNFSKLNLISIKGLSCKQSVCTNAINGNVNGISAEEVVLYEEGGKQRKVKCEVEVISWRERRVKSEVEVDADVDSVWKALTDYERLAEYIPNLIFSARIPCAHPGRIWLEQRGLQRALYWHIEARVVLDLQEFPNSINGRELHFSMVDGDFKKFEGKWSVNSGRSASTVILSYEVNVIPNFNIPAIFMERIIRSDLPVNLQAIARRSERSFEGNENTITEVHSAIQSVSSTTTTTTDVDGNVDKNIPSVASKPTVEVNNKWGVFGKTCDLDTPCKVDEIHLRRFDGLLENGGVHRCVVASITVKAPVREVWNVLTSYETLPEIVPNLAISRILARDNNKVRILQEGCKGLLYMVLHARVVLDLCEHLEQEITFEQVEGDFDSFKGRWLLEQLGNHHTLLKYSVESKMHQGSLLSEAIMEEVIYEDLPSNLCAIRDYIEKKKSENSVEVQNDALNTGDNNTRSDLSSISDVGDEGPSKQSSKGDNAKPCRRKQRVVGLHKDIEVLKTELLKFISEHGQEGFMPMRSQLRKHGRFDMEKAISRRGGFRKFASLMNLSLSYKDPKPKGYWDHLENLKDEISRFQKSWGMDPAYMPSRKSFERGGRYDIARALEKWGGLHEVSRLLSLKVRHPNRMRNNVNDGEKGPSKHDDVSSDTEKWMEKMKDLDISWVE